A region from the Nonlabens sp. YIK11 genome encodes:
- a CDS encoding phosphatase PAP2 family protein — translation MWEELVQLDRDIFSFINGLWIGRFTDFWLFVTQIEHWIPLYLFFFYLLYKSMSWRKGLASIGMVLTTAVFTLWCTNFVKNNVERLRPNNEPMLMDSINILQKPENFSFWSGHSAVSFAATTIVVLLLQHYKPGKWYYLFYIWPIVFALSRIFVGVHYPADVTVGMIVGLLTGYAFYKLTLFLFDVLQNTRKR, via the coding sequence ATGTGGGAAGAACTCGTCCAGTTAGATCGTGACATATTCAGTTTTATCAATGGTCTTTGGATAGGTAGGTTTACCGACTTTTGGCTGTTTGTTACCCAGATAGAACACTGGATACCGCTTTACCTTTTCTTCTTTTATTTACTCTACAAATCTATGTCTTGGCGCAAAGGATTGGCCAGCATTGGCATGGTGTTGACCACTGCTGTTTTTACCTTGTGGTGTACCAATTTTGTCAAGAACAATGTGGAGCGCCTGCGACCTAACAATGAACCCATGTTGATGGATAGCATCAACATTCTGCAAAAGCCAGAAAACTTTAGTTTCTGGTCGGGTCATAGTGCCGTAAGTTTTGCAGCCACGACAATTGTGGTGCTATTGCTGCAGCATTATAAACCCGGCAAATGGTATTATCTTTTTTATATCTGGCCCATCGTTTTTGCGCTTTCCAGAATATTTGTGGGCGTGCATTACCCTGCAGATGTCACCGTGGGAATGATCGTCGGGCTTCTCACCGGCTATGCTTTTTACAAGCTGACGCTATTTCTCTTTGACGTGCTACAGAACACGAGAAAGCGTTAA
- a CDS encoding O-methyltransferase, whose product MFFLPKDLDDYIVNHSQDEPQILKDLTRETHLKVLQPIMLSGAYQGRVLSMISHLRAPKRVLEIGTFTGYSAICLMEGMPSGSELVTIDINEELEDFAGRYFSRFRESINPKITVHQKIGDATQIIPQLEGTFDLVFIDADKPNYVTYLQQVMEKVNSGSLIISDNVLWHGKVVEEVLPKDISTPVLLEYNRLLKEDPRLQTVLLSVRDGLTLSRVL is encoded by the coding sequence ATGTTTTTTTTACCCAAAGATCTAGACGACTACATCGTCAACCACTCACAGGATGAACCGCAGATTTTAAAAGATCTGACCCGGGAAACGCATTTAAAGGTGCTGCAACCCATCATGTTGTCTGGTGCTTATCAAGGTCGCGTGTTGAGTATGATCTCGCATTTGCGCGCTCCTAAACGTGTTCTGGAAATCGGTACGTTTACGGGTTATTCTGCGATATGTTTGATGGAAGGCATGCCGTCTGGCAGTGAATTGGTGACCATCGATATCAATGAAGAATTAGAGGATTTTGCGGGCAGATATTTTTCTCGCTTTCGCGAAAGCATAAACCCTAAAATCACGGTGCATCAAAAAATAGGCGATGCCACCCAAATCATCCCGCAACTTGAGGGAACTTTTGACCTGGTCTTTATCGATGCCGACAAACCCAATTATGTCACCTACTTGCAACAAGTGATGGAAAAGGTGAATTCTGGATCCTTGATCATTTCTGACAATGTCCTATGGCATGGAAAAGTAGTGGAAGAAGTACTGCCTAAAGACATTTCAACACCTGTATTGCTGGAATATAATAGACTACTTAAGGAAGATCCCAGATTGCAAACGGTGCTCCTATCCGTACGTGATGGATTAACGCTTTCTCGTGTTCTGTAG
- a CDS encoding M1 family metallopeptidase, with product MKAIKFLFMSMMLISFGAFAQDAPAEEKAPEHYNENKFRQMYQEFSTPNEYRSASGAPGPAYYQQRADYKMDVRLDDANHHLYGYETITYTNKSPDVLSYLWVQLDQNMRAKDSKTPLIEGGRIDPYATPAGFTGSFLEQPFDGGFNITKVLDSKGNPLKYTINQTMMRVEMPEPLESGDDFEFDIEWDYNINDHVNGRGRSGYEQTPDGNRSYVIAQFYPRMAVYNDVEGWQNSQFWGRDEFALPFGSFEVNITVPSDHWLDGTGKLTNRKDVYTKEEMNRYERAMKSYEKPVIIRTQAEAEKFAQGSAETTTTTKTWKLKADFVRDFGWTSSRRYIADAMAVKVGKSDVMAVSIYPPEGNPLWEQWSTYAVAQTLKSYSRMTFDYPYHKAISVHAKNQGMEYPMICWNYGRPEPDGSYSDRVKYGMISVIIHEVGHNYFPMIVNSDERQWTWMDEGLNTFVQYVAEQDFGESYPEALKGDTDLDKYPSRRGPAAAIVPYMGGDQRYIAPIMTKGLNTYQFGSNAYAKPATGLNILRETIMGRDLFDYAFREYSNRWMFKHPTPEDFFRTMEDASAVDLDWFWRGWFYSTQYTDMAIGGVDQYYVSNEVNAEMKELAAERNIPLERFKGLVFMVKKDSEDYKAEMDGQDPKEDAVALKEYLMDNFTPEERAQLKNPKFFYQITVDKPGGLVMPIILEYTYADGTTEKVTHPAEIWRYNDKQVTLSKGSAKEITKIVIDPDLETADIDVSNNAWPQEATVDKFEEMKN from the coding sequence ATGAAAGCAATTAAATTTTTGTTCATGAGTATGATGCTCATTTCTTTTGGCGCTTTTGCACAAGATGCACCTGCCGAAGAAAAAGCACCAGAACACTACAACGAGAACAAATTCCGTCAAATGTATCAGGAGTTCTCAACTCCTAACGAATACCGTAGCGCCAGTGGTGCTCCAGGTCCTGCGTACTATCAACAGCGCGCAGACTACAAAATGGACGTACGCCTGGATGATGCAAACCATCACCTATACGGTTATGAAACCATTACCTATACTAACAAATCTCCAGATGTCCTAAGCTATTTATGGGTACAACTGGATCAAAATATGCGTGCCAAGGACAGTAAAACCCCTTTGATTGAAGGTGGAAGAATCGATCCTTATGCAACTCCAGCCGGGTTTACTGGTAGCTTCTTGGAGCAGCCATTTGATGGTGGTTTCAACATCACCAAGGTTTTGGACAGTAAAGGAAATCCTTTAAAATACACCATCAACCAAACCATGATGCGTGTAGAGATGCCAGAACCATTAGAGTCTGGAGACGATTTTGAATTTGATATTGAATGGGATTACAACATTAACGATCACGTGAACGGTCGCGGCCGTAGTGGTTATGAGCAAACTCCTGATGGGAACCGCTCTTATGTTATCGCTCAATTCTATCCACGTATGGCAGTTTATAATGACGTTGAAGGATGGCAAAACAGCCAGTTCTGGGGACGTGATGAGTTTGCGTTGCCATTCGGTTCTTTTGAAGTGAATATCACTGTTCCTTCTGACCACTGGTTAGACGGTACTGGTAAATTGACCAACCGTAAGGATGTTTATACCAAAGAAGAAATGAATCGTTATGAAAGAGCGATGAAGTCTTATGAGAAGCCTGTGATTATTAGAACACAAGCAGAAGCTGAAAAGTTTGCTCAAGGAAGTGCAGAAACCACAACAACTACCAAAACATGGAAGTTAAAAGCAGACTTCGTACGTGACTTTGGATGGACATCTTCTAGAAGATACATTGCAGACGCTATGGCCGTAAAAGTAGGAAAGAGCGATGTGATGGCAGTTTCCATCTATCCGCCAGAAGGTAATCCTCTATGGGAACAATGGTCCACTTATGCCGTTGCACAAACACTGAAGTCGTACTCAAGAATGACTTTTGATTATCCTTACCACAAGGCGATCTCTGTACACGCTAAAAATCAAGGGATGGAATATCCTATGATTTGTTGGAACTATGGTCGTCCAGAGCCAGACGGTTCTTATTCTGACCGTGTGAAGTATGGAATGATTTCCGTAATTATTCATGAGGTAGGACACAACTATTTCCCGATGATCGTGAACTCTGACGAGCGCCAGTGGACTTGGATGGATGAAGGTTTGAACACTTTTGTACAGTATGTAGCAGAGCAGGATTTTGGCGAAAGCTATCCAGAAGCCCTTAAAGGTGACACAGATCTTGATAAATATCCATCACGTCGCGGTCCAGCAGCAGCCATCGTTCCTTACATGGGCGGTGACCAGCGTTATATTGCACCAATTATGACCAAAGGTTTGAACACTTATCAGTTTGGTTCTAACGCTTACGCGAAACCTGCTACGGGTCTAAACATTCTACGTGAAACGATCATGGGTAGAGACTTGTTTGACTACGCATTCCGTGAGTATTCCAACAGATGGATGTTCAAGCACCCAACGCCAGAGGATTTCTTCCGTACTATGGAAGATGCCAGTGCAGTGGATCTAGACTGGTTCTGGAGAGGTTGGTTCTATTCCACTCAATATACAGATATGGCGATAGGTGGTGTTGATCAATACTACGTTTCCAATGAAGTAAATGCTGAAATGAAAGAACTAGCGGCAGAACGCAACATACCACTTGAGCGATTCAAAGGTTTGGTATTCATGGTCAAAAAAGACTCTGAAGACTACAAAGCCGAAATGGACGGTCAAGACCCTAAAGAAGATGCGGTTGCTTTGAAAGAATACTTGATGGATAACTTCACACCAGAAGAAAGAGCACAGCTTAAAAACCCTAAGTTCTTCTACCAAATCACTGTTGATAAACCAGGTGGATTGGTTATGCCTATCATTCTAGAATACACCTATGCTGATGGAACTACTGAAAAAGTAACGCACCCAGCAGAAATCTGGAGATACAATGATAAGCAAGTGACCTTGTCTAAAGGTTCTGCTAAGGAGATCACTAAAATCGTTATCGATCCAGATCTTGAGACAGCAGATATTGATGTGTCTAACAATGCATGGCCGCAAGAAGCCACAGTAGACAAGTTCGAAGAAATGAAGAACTAA
- a CDS encoding DUF4595 domain-containing protein → MRKHFFYIAVSFLALSFVACDDDIMSDDELVEVIEPVDDLVRLQGITIEDDAATVIQEIEIDYDEKSLIRQITFSGMENVLYNMTYAINDRLIAFEKVQNGQTTSNTLDYNNNLITLTTTFPDATVQQKELSIDFQNRINFVRTFDVATNGSRTATDQTQYVYSQNFNVERINDLRPTGNSIESTTELTYLFNNNPFRDMNDVIRFLIFEEFVPYTRYLPATLEERFNSNGPPVDGRFVSYDYTLQEDDFPSSRTVSSTTATGTQTTVETFNYLP, encoded by the coding sequence ATGAGAAAACACTTTTTCTATATCGCGGTTAGTTTTCTGGCTTTAAGCTTTGTTGCTTGTGATGATGATATCATGAGTGATGACGAGCTGGTCGAAGTCATTGAGCCTGTAGATGATCTTGTGAGATTGCAGGGCATCACAATAGAAGACGATGCGGCTACCGTGATTCAAGAAATAGAGATTGATTATGATGAGAAATCATTAATCAGGCAGATCACGTTCTCGGGCATGGAAAATGTCCTCTATAACATGACGTATGCGATTAATGATCGGTTGATAGCCTTTGAGAAAGTACAGAACGGTCAAACGACTAGCAATACGCTGGATTATAATAATAACCTCATCACCTTGACTACAACATTCCCAGATGCCACCGTACAGCAAAAGGAATTAAGTATTGACTTTCAAAACAGGATCAACTTCGTTAGAACTTTTGATGTTGCCACTAACGGCTCCAGAACTGCTACTGATCAAACCCAATACGTGTACTCGCAAAACTTCAATGTGGAGCGCATTAACGACTTGAGACCAACAGGAAACTCTATTGAATCCACTACAGAGCTTACCTATCTATTCAACAACAATCCGTTTAGGGACATGAACGATGTGATACGGTTTTTGATTTTTGAAGAGTTCGTTCCCTATACCAGGTATTTACCTGCAACGCTGGAAGAGCGATTCAATTCCAACGGTCCACCTGTAGATGGTAGGTTTGTGTCTTACGATTACACCTTGCAGGAAGACGATTTTCCCAGTTCTAGAACCGTATCGTCCACTACGGCAACCGGCACTCAAACCACGGTAGAGACTTTTAATTACCTACCTTAA
- a CDS encoding twin-arginine translocase TatA/TatE family subunit translates to MVSLPLFISMPEMMIVGLVIILVFGSDKLPEIVRGIAKAMNTVRNATDDIKNEITKSADEHGFSKDIKEITKQIEQVKDQIEDSGSIKRKF, encoded by the coding sequence ATGGTTTCATTGCCCCTTTTTATAAGCATGCCAGAAATGATGATCGTAGGATTGGTCATTATTTTGGTATTTGGTTCTGATAAGCTACCCGAAATTGTTCGAGGTATCGCAAAGGCTATGAATACCGTGCGCAATGCCACTGACGATATCAAGAATGAGATCACTAAATCTGCCGATGAGCATGGTTTCTCAAAAGATATCAAGGAAATCACCAAACAAATTGAGCAAGTCAAGGATCAGATTGAAGATTCTGGATCCATCAAACGCAAGTTCTAA
- a CDS encoding DUF6702 family protein, with product MKLTKVAVMIMVLFGALASTASTIKEAFDLPMVVEDSRFRESEITQQYHKYYLSVSNVKYNEKSKALQMVSRFFIDDLEDVLNERMDKKVTLGNPDGLEQLKPILNRYINSRLRVKADGTTTDPTVIGAEYDADQIIIYIELPAAKQPKTVEVSYKALFELFPEQKNLVHFKMGSQRKSLLNSMDTPTDRVNF from the coding sequence ATGAAATTGACTAAAGTAGCCGTAATGATCATGGTTCTTTTTGGTGCCCTTGCAAGCACTGCTTCCACAATCAAGGAGGCTTTTGATTTACCCATGGTTGTTGAGGATTCTCGCTTTCGCGAAAGCGAAATCACCCAACAGTATCACAAATATTATCTGTCTGTTTCCAACGTGAAATACAATGAGAAAAGTAAGGCCCTGCAAATGGTTTCTAGATTTTTTATTGATGACCTGGAAGATGTTCTTAATGAACGCATGGATAAAAAGGTCACGCTGGGAAATCCCGATGGTCTTGAACAACTCAAACCGATTTTGAACCGCTACATCAATAGCAGACTGCGTGTTAAGGCCGATGGAACTACCACAGATCCTACCGTTATAGGCGCAGAATACGATGCCGACCAAATTATCATCTACATAGAATTACCGGCCGCAAAACAGCCTAAGACTGTTGAGGTGAGCTACAAGGCCTTGTTCGAACTTTTTCCCGAGCAAAAAAACCTCGTGCATTTCAAAATGGGCAGCCAGCGTAAATCACTGCTTAACAGCATGGATACGCCTACAGATCGCGTAAACTTTTAA